From Sparus aurata chromosome 9, fSpaAur1.1, whole genome shotgun sequence, a single genomic window includes:
- the lmo7a gene encoding LIM domain only protein 7 isoform X6, translated as MEWREQSAVSCDEAYSEAQRWIEAVTKKKFGSNDFRSALENGVLLCDLINKIKPGTIRRVNRLPTPIAGLDNLNVFLKACGKLGLKEAQLFHPGDLQDLSTRVTVKHQETNRRLKNVLITVYWLGRRAQCDRYYDGPYLNFKAFEGLLGTALYKALQETSSQKGSNVRDSGFDDSWYSEREELHHLRGGGGVGGGGGHKRDDSLDSLDSLGSRPHSISSDTTLKGGSEGCCSDTEADSGFRMANTKDNVSYRRSVSITPKASAQYNQFLPSKDKPSGYVPAPLRKKRAERNEDSRRSWANPSNSEDEGTLTRQQQTQESTDGSKSTSDIQADSSVLRQVRYEELKKYREQIKETEDKWQDDLSKWKNRRRSVNSEIVKKKEEREKIEQITYSGNKRSKTFKEMQEERENKGSNSIGSRLKSLSYLDDDEDVFEKADISPRTRTLPARSYTIDTPYTSSESPEPFLKEDQPPAASSATGRAASPPTSRGSNILDSPAGSDATTIITPTSYSSFHRSQSPEAAPLPRRPVSEDTNKVKTTTVVSSSSSLQEVPKLRRPLLGKQAEVEAEVKAPSSGSLYKQQPQLSSMEPKPPAVSRVSASLPRSYQRSDSARLTSVVTPRPFGTQPSRLSSLPRVLPMDDSHKRVNGDVDVSKKPSVPTRYQQFMTSEDEAQSSSAHSSEDEEEEDKDVTTAKSITSTQSVSPVPPQVKSEPPVSPAPAKETSQENYCEMRISLNQKPNSSRDFGFQANWDSTGARVTSVQPGSQAEMCQLQAGDEVLTVNRQQVAEMSYTDWKSCMEEALQEGSLVMDVRRHGKNNWDRDQPSLPFKSHKTINLTSTDHPILLGSPDTNTVSSSLDFTSRHSRETLPSKEASAHPVVDVASNGVNGGFPDELVTRRNKESEPMSLKNLKRRSEFFETGGSESAMPNIPVPAITPSSSRWSWDPEEERRRQEKWQKEQERLLQEKYKRDQEKLQEEWLKAQEEITTSDDQQEPGSLEVNSHSFSPHSPLSPVNQPASPPWEEEERKRKEELERQRQAEERRRREEEERELQRLQEERQRRERREEEERKRREEEEEERKRRVEEELRQQRRREEEREEERRRQEAFEQQRRERERSFEQQPWAGGSYGFDNGQPPLSYEDRMKSKSSPQLDEEEKPQWKAGVHVQPGGMAHWLLEEQLRSARDREAQRQRAASELEMERRNILNAMRYREPERATGSGVAERKGQPPATQAEAERQQILNEMKKKTPLLTDSSWIRQRAACTAKEPEVPPMRRGESLDNLDAYNPWRSSWTPRSNTNIPNYNRPHSALSGSTSFYGGGAGAQRPASSTLPTSQSMGSLRGGAGTPSSPWSRQSPSPSPSSPSPTSSPEPRPEAGPPQQRSRSVSGKKICTFCDSPLGKGAAMIIESLGLCYHLSCFKCIDCLSDLGGSETGAEVRIRNKQLYCNSCYMRFKAGQPTAM; from the exons ACGTCTTCCTCAAGGCCTGCGGGAAGCTTGGACTAAAGGAAGCGCAGCTCTTTCACCCCGGAGATCTGCAGGACTTATCTACAAGAGTTACAGTCAA GCATCAAGAGACCAACAGGAGGCTGAaaaat GTGTTGATCACAGTCTACTGGCTGGGTAGAAGAGCTCAGTGTGACCGTTACTATGACGGACCTTACCTGAATTTTAAGGCATTCGAGGGATTATTGGGCACAGCACTATACAAG GCTCTGCAGGAAACGTCGAGTCAGAAAGGCAGCAACGTCAGGGACAGCGGTTTTGACGATAGCTGGTACTCAGAGCGAGAGGAACTCCACcatctgagaggaggaggaggagtaggaggaggaggcggacaCAAGAGAGACGACTCCCTTGACAGTTTGGACTCTTTGGGCTCTCGACCCCACAGCATCTCATCTGACACCACTCTTAAAGGCGGCAGCGAGG GTTGTTGCAGCGACACTGAGGCAGACTCTGGCTTCAGGATGGCCAACACCAAGGACAATGTCAGTTACCGCCGGTCGGTATCCATCACACCCAAGGCCAGTGCCCAGTATAACCAGTTCCTGCCCTCTAAAGACAAACCATCAGGCTATGTACCCGCTCCACTGAGGAAGAAGCGGGCCGAACGCAATGAGGACAGCCGGCGGAGCTGGGCCAACCCCTCAAACTCAGAGGATGAAGGCACACTCACAAG ACAGCAACAAACGCAGGAGAGTACGGACGG GAGTAAATCAACAAGCGACATCCAGGCCGACTCCAGCGTCCTCCGGCAGGTTCGCTACGAAGAGCTGAAGAAGTATCGTGAGCAGATAAAGGAGACCGAGGATAAGTGGCAGGAT GACCTGAGCAAATGGAAGAACCGGCGCAGGAGCGTCAACTCTGAGATagtgaagaagaaagaggagagggagaagataGAGCAGATCACATACAGCGGCAACAAAAGGTCCAAGACCTTCAAGGAGATGCAAGAGGAGAg agaaaataaagggAGCAACAGCATTGGCAGTCGCCTCAAATCTCTCTCTTACCTGGACGACGACGAGGACGTGTTTGAGAAAGCTGACATTTCCCCACGTACCCGAACCCTTCCTGCCAGGAGCTACACTATTGACACTCCTTACACTTCCTCTGAATCCCCTGAGCCTTTTCTTAAAGAAGACCAACCCCCTGCTGCTTCATCAGCTACAGGCAGGGCCGCGTCCCCTCCCACGTCACGGGGAAGCAACATTTTGGACAGTCCTGCAGGCAGCGACGCCACGACCATCATCACTCCCACCAGCTACAGCTCTTTCCACAGATCCCAATCTCCAGAAGCTGCACCTTTACCGAGGAGGCCAGTCTCAGAAGACACTAACAAAGTCAAGACCACGACCGTTGTCTCCTCCTCTAGCTCTCTACAAGAGGTGCCCAAGCTGAGGCGCCCATTGTTGGGCAAACAGGCTGAAGTGGAGGCTGAGGTGAAGGCCCCTTCCTCTGGTTCTCTgtacaaacaacaaccacagctcaGCTCAATGGAACCCAAGCCTCCCGCGGTGTCTCGGGTTTCCGCCTCCCTCCCCAGGAGCTACCAGAGATCGGATAGCGCACGTCTAACCTCAGTTGTCACGCCGAGGCCCTTCGGGACCCAGCCGTCCCGCCTCAGCTCCCTTCCCCGAGTTTTGCCA ATGGACGACTCTCACAAGCGTGTCAACGGTGACGTGGATGTCTCTAAGAAGCCTTCCGTGCCGACCCGCTACCAACAGTTCATGACCTCTGAGGACGAGGCTCAGTCCAGCTCGGCCCACAGCagcgaagacgaggaggaggaggataaagACGTGACCACAGCGAAGAGCATCACCTCTACTCAGAGTGTCTCACCTGTCCCTCCTCAGGTCAAGAGTGAACCCCCAGTCAGTCCTGCTCCAGCCAAAGAAACCAGCCAG GAGAACTACTGTGAGATGCGGATCAGCCTGAACCAGAAGcccaacagcagcagagacttTGGGTTCCAGGCAAACTGGGACTCAACAGGAGCTCGCGTCACATCCGTACAGCCAG GCAGCCAGGCCGAGATGTGCCAGCTCCAGGCTGGAGACGAGGTGCTGACGGTGAACAGGCAGCAGGTGGCAGAAATGAGCTACACAGACTGGAAGTCCTGCATGGAGGAGGCTCTGCAGGAGGGCAGCCTGGTCATGGATGTACGCCGTCATGGCAAGAACA ACTGGGACAGAGACCAACCTTCCCTGCCATTTAAAAGCCATAAGACCATCAATCTGACCAGTACGGATCATCCGATACTTCTAGGTTCCCCTGACACAAACACTGTCAGCTCCAGCCTGGATTTCACCTCACGCCATTCCAGGGAAACGCTGCCATCGAAAGAGGCCTCCGCACATCCAGTTGTC GACGTGGCTTCAAATGGAGTTAATGGAGGTTTCCCTGATGAGCTGGTGACCAGGAGGAACAAAG AGTCAGAACCCATGTCTTTGAAAAACTTAAAACGGAGGTCAGAGTTTTTTgaaacag gAGGATCAGAGTCTGCAATGCCAAAT ATACCTGTTCCTGCAATCACTCCATCATCCAGCCGCTGGTCTTGGGATCCAGAAGAGGAGCGCAGAAGACAAGAGAAATGGCAGAAGGAACAGGAGCGCCTCCTACAG GAGAAATATAAGCGTGACCAGGAGAAACTGCAGGAGGAGTGGCTGAAGGCTCAGGAGGAGATCACCACGAGCGACGACCAGCAAGAG CCCGGGAGCCTGGAGGTGAACAGCCACAGCTTCAGCCCACACTCACCCCTCTCTCCAGTCAACCAGCCCGCCTCTCCTCCgtgggaagaggaagagagaaagaggaaggaggagctGGAGCGCCAAAGgcaggcggaggagaggaggaggagggaggaggaggagcgggagcTGCAGCGTCTccaggaggagaggcagaggagagagaggcgggaggaggaggagaggaagaggagggaggaggaggaggaggagaggaagaggagggtggaggaagagctaagacagcagaggaggagagaggaggagagggaggaagaaaggaggCGGCAGGAGGCCTTCGAGCAGCAGCGCAGAGAGCGGGAGAGAAGCTTCGAGCAGCAGCCGTG GGCTGGTGGCTCCTATGGCTTTGACAATGGCCAGCCTCCTCTGTCCTATGAAGATAG GATGAAATCAAAATCATCTCCCCAGCTTGATGAAGAGGAAAAGCCTCAGTGGAAAG CAGGTGTGCATGTGCAGCCGGGGGGCATGGCTCACTGGCTGCTGGAAGAGCAGCTGAGGAGTGCGCGTGACAGAGAGGCCCAGAGACAGAGGGCTGCATCtgagctggagatggagaggagaaacaTCCTCAATGCCATGAGATacagagagccagagagag CGACGGGCAGTGGAGTGGCTGAGAGGAAGGGTCAGCCGCCCGCGACGCAGGCAGAGGCAGAGCGGCAGCAGATCCTGAacgagatgaagaagaagactccGCTGCTGACGGACAGTAGCTGGATCCGCCAGCGCGCCGCCTGCACCGCCAAGGAGCCCGAGGTGCCTCCCATGCGCAG AGGGGAGTCTCTTGACAACTTGGACGCCTACAACCCCTGGCGCTCATCATGGACGCCCAGAAGTAACACTAATATCCCAAACTACAACCGGCCTCACTCTGCCCTCTCCGGCAGCACTTCCTTTTACGGTGGCGGCGCTGGGGCCCAGCGGCCCGCTTCCTCCACTCTGCCAACCTCCCAGTCCATGGGCTCCCTCCGAGGCGGGGCAGGAACCCCCTCGTCCCCTTGGTCCCGGCAGTCACCTTCCCCCTCACCGTCTTCTCCATCACCCACCTCCTCTCCAGAGCCCAGGCCTGAGGCAGGCCCCCCTCAGCAGCGCAGCAG GTCAGTGAGTGGCAAGAAAATCTGTACGTTCTGTGACAGCCCGCTGGGAAAAGGAGCAGCCATGATCATCGAGTCCCTCGGGCTCTGTTATCATTTGAGCTGTTTTAAG TGTAtcgactgtctgtctgacctcgGAGGATCGGAAACAGGGGCGGAAGTCAGAATACGAAACAAACAGCTGTACTGTAACTCCTGCTACATGCGATTTAAAG CCGGCCAGCCAACCGCTATGTGA
- the lmo7a gene encoding LIM domain only protein 7 isoform X17 gives MEWREQSAVSCDEAYSEAQRWIEAVTKKKFGSNDFRSALENGVLLCDLINKIKPGTIRRVNRLPTPIAGLDNLNVFLKACGKLGLKEAQLFHPGDLQDLSTRVTVKHQETNRRLKNVLITVYWLGRRAQCDRYYDGPYLNFKAFEGLLGTALYKALQETSSQKGSNVRDSGFDDSWYSEREELHHLRGGGGVGGGGGHKRDDSLDSLDSLGSRPHSISSDTTLKGGSEGCCSDTEADSGFRMANTKDNVSYRRSVSITPKASAQYNQFLPSKDKPSGYVPAPLRKKRAERNEDSRRSWANPSNSEDEGTLTRQQQTQESTDGSKSTSDIQADSSVLRQVRYEELKKYREQIKETEDKWQDDLSKWKNRRRSVNSEIVKKKEEREKIEQITYSGNKRSKTFKEMQEERENKGSNSIGSRLKSLSYLDDDEDVFEKADISPRTRTLPARSYTIDTPYTSSESPEPFLKEDQPPAASSATGRAASPPTSRGSNILDSPAGSDATTIITPTSYSSFHRSQSPEAAPLPRRPVSEDTNKVKTTTVVSSSSSLQEVPKLRRPLLGKQAEVEAEVKAPSSGSLYKQQPQLSSMEPKPPAVSRVSASLPRSYQRSDSARLTSVVTPRPFGTQPSRLSSLPRVLPMDDSHKRVNGDVDVSKKPSVPTRYQQFMTSEDEAQSSSAHSSEDEEEEDKDVTTAKSITSTQSVSPVPPQVKSEPPVSPAPAKETSQENYCEMRISLNQKPNSSRDFGFQANWDSTGARVTSVQPGSQAEMCQLQAGDEVLTVNRQQVAEMSYTDWKSCMEEALQEGSLVMDVRRHGKNNWDRDQPSLPFKSHKTINLTSTDHPILLGSPDTNTVSSSLDFTSRHSRETLPSKEASAHPVVDVASNGVNGGFPDELVTRRNKESEPMSLKNLKRRSEFFETGGSESAMPNIPVPAITPSSSRWSWDPEEERRRQEKWQKEQERLLQEKYKRDQEKLQEEWLKAQEEITTSDDQQEPGSLEVNSHSFSPHSPLSPVNQPASPPWEEEERKRKEELERQRQAEERRRREEEERELQRLQEERQRRERREEEERKRREEEEEERKRRVEEELRQQRRREEEREEERRRQEAFEQQRRERERSFEQQPWAGGSYGFDNGQPPLSYEDRMKSKSSPQLDEEEKPQWKGVHVQPGGMAHWLLEEQLRSARDREAQRQRAASELEMERRNILNAMRYREPERATGSGVAERKGQPPATQAEAERQQILNEMKKKTPLLTDSSWIRQRAACTAKEPEVPPMRRGESLDNLDAYNPWRSSWTPRSNTNIPNYNRPHSALSGSTSFYGGGAGAQRPASSTLPTSQSMGSLRGGAGTPSSPWSRQSPSPSPSSPSPTSSPEPRPEAGPPQQRSRSVSGKKICTFCDSPLGKGAAMIIESLGLCYHLSCFKCIDCLSDLGGSETGAEVRIRNKQLYCNSCYMRFKAGQPTAM, from the exons ACGTCTTCCTCAAGGCCTGCGGGAAGCTTGGACTAAAGGAAGCGCAGCTCTTTCACCCCGGAGATCTGCAGGACTTATCTACAAGAGTTACAGTCAA GCATCAAGAGACCAACAGGAGGCTGAaaaat GTGTTGATCACAGTCTACTGGCTGGGTAGAAGAGCTCAGTGTGACCGTTACTATGACGGACCTTACCTGAATTTTAAGGCATTCGAGGGATTATTGGGCACAGCACTATACAAG GCTCTGCAGGAAACGTCGAGTCAGAAAGGCAGCAACGTCAGGGACAGCGGTTTTGACGATAGCTGGTACTCAGAGCGAGAGGAACTCCACcatctgagaggaggaggaggagtaggaggaggaggcggacaCAAGAGAGACGACTCCCTTGACAGTTTGGACTCTTTGGGCTCTCGACCCCACAGCATCTCATCTGACACCACTCTTAAAGGCGGCAGCGAGG GTTGTTGCAGCGACACTGAGGCAGACTCTGGCTTCAGGATGGCCAACACCAAGGACAATGTCAGTTACCGCCGGTCGGTATCCATCACACCCAAGGCCAGTGCCCAGTATAACCAGTTCCTGCCCTCTAAAGACAAACCATCAGGCTATGTACCCGCTCCACTGAGGAAGAAGCGGGCCGAACGCAATGAGGACAGCCGGCGGAGCTGGGCCAACCCCTCAAACTCAGAGGATGAAGGCACACTCACAAG ACAGCAACAAACGCAGGAGAGTACGGACGG GAGTAAATCAACAAGCGACATCCAGGCCGACTCCAGCGTCCTCCGGCAGGTTCGCTACGAAGAGCTGAAGAAGTATCGTGAGCAGATAAAGGAGACCGAGGATAAGTGGCAGGAT GACCTGAGCAAATGGAAGAACCGGCGCAGGAGCGTCAACTCTGAGATagtgaagaagaaagaggagagggagaagataGAGCAGATCACATACAGCGGCAACAAAAGGTCCAAGACCTTCAAGGAGATGCAAGAGGAGAg agaaaataaagggAGCAACAGCATTGGCAGTCGCCTCAAATCTCTCTCTTACCTGGACGACGACGAGGACGTGTTTGAGAAAGCTGACATTTCCCCACGTACCCGAACCCTTCCTGCCAGGAGCTACACTATTGACACTCCTTACACTTCCTCTGAATCCCCTGAGCCTTTTCTTAAAGAAGACCAACCCCCTGCTGCTTCATCAGCTACAGGCAGGGCCGCGTCCCCTCCCACGTCACGGGGAAGCAACATTTTGGACAGTCCTGCAGGCAGCGACGCCACGACCATCATCACTCCCACCAGCTACAGCTCTTTCCACAGATCCCAATCTCCAGAAGCTGCACCTTTACCGAGGAGGCCAGTCTCAGAAGACACTAACAAAGTCAAGACCACGACCGTTGTCTCCTCCTCTAGCTCTCTACAAGAGGTGCCCAAGCTGAGGCGCCCATTGTTGGGCAAACAGGCTGAAGTGGAGGCTGAGGTGAAGGCCCCTTCCTCTGGTTCTCTgtacaaacaacaaccacagctcaGCTCAATGGAACCCAAGCCTCCCGCGGTGTCTCGGGTTTCCGCCTCCCTCCCCAGGAGCTACCAGAGATCGGATAGCGCACGTCTAACCTCAGTTGTCACGCCGAGGCCCTTCGGGACCCAGCCGTCCCGCCTCAGCTCCCTTCCCCGAGTTTTGCCA ATGGACGACTCTCACAAGCGTGTCAACGGTGACGTGGATGTCTCTAAGAAGCCTTCCGTGCCGACCCGCTACCAACAGTTCATGACCTCTGAGGACGAGGCTCAGTCCAGCTCGGCCCACAGCagcgaagacgaggaggaggaggataaagACGTGACCACAGCGAAGAGCATCACCTCTACTCAGAGTGTCTCACCTGTCCCTCCTCAGGTCAAGAGTGAACCCCCAGTCAGTCCTGCTCCAGCCAAAGAAACCAGCCAG GAGAACTACTGTGAGATGCGGATCAGCCTGAACCAGAAGcccaacagcagcagagacttTGGGTTCCAGGCAAACTGGGACTCAACAGGAGCTCGCGTCACATCCGTACAGCCAG GCAGCCAGGCCGAGATGTGCCAGCTCCAGGCTGGAGACGAGGTGCTGACGGTGAACAGGCAGCAGGTGGCAGAAATGAGCTACACAGACTGGAAGTCCTGCATGGAGGAGGCTCTGCAGGAGGGCAGCCTGGTCATGGATGTACGCCGTCATGGCAAGAACA ACTGGGACAGAGACCAACCTTCCCTGCCATTTAAAAGCCATAAGACCATCAATCTGACCAGTACGGATCATCCGATACTTCTAGGTTCCCCTGACACAAACACTGTCAGCTCCAGCCTGGATTTCACCTCACGCCATTCCAGGGAAACGCTGCCATCGAAAGAGGCCTCCGCACATCCAGTTGTC GACGTGGCTTCAAATGGAGTTAATGGAGGTTTCCCTGATGAGCTGGTGACCAGGAGGAACAAAG AGTCAGAACCCATGTCTTTGAAAAACTTAAAACGGAGGTCAGAGTTTTTTgaaacag gAGGATCAGAGTCTGCAATGCCAAAT ATACCTGTTCCTGCAATCACTCCATCATCCAGCCGCTGGTCTTGGGATCCAGAAGAGGAGCGCAGAAGACAAGAGAAATGGCAGAAGGAACAGGAGCGCCTCCTACAG GAGAAATATAAGCGTGACCAGGAGAAACTGCAGGAGGAGTGGCTGAAGGCTCAGGAGGAGATCACCACGAGCGACGACCAGCAAGAG CCCGGGAGCCTGGAGGTGAACAGCCACAGCTTCAGCCCACACTCACCCCTCTCTCCAGTCAACCAGCCCGCCTCTCCTCCgtgggaagaggaagagagaaagaggaaggaggagctGGAGCGCCAAAGgcaggcggaggagaggaggaggagggaggaggaggagcgggagcTGCAGCGTCTccaggaggagaggcagaggagagagaggcgggaggaggaggagaggaagaggagggaggaggaggaggaggagaggaagaggagggtggaggaagagctaagacagcagaggaggagagaggaggagagggaggaagaaaggaggCGGCAGGAGGCCTTCGAGCAGCAGCGCAGAGAGCGGGAGAGAAGCTTCGAGCAGCAGCCGTG GGCTGGTGGCTCCTATGGCTTTGACAATGGCCAGCCTCCTCTGTCCTATGAAGATAG GATGAAATCAAAATCATCTCCCCAGCTTGATGAAGAGGAAAAGCCTCAGTGGAAAG GTGTGCATGTGCAGCCGGGGGGCATGGCTCACTGGCTGCTGGAAGAGCAGCTGAGGAGTGCGCGTGACAGAGAGGCCCAGAGACAGAGGGCTGCATCtgagctggagatggagaggagaaacaTCCTCAATGCCATGAGATacagagagccagagagag CGACGGGCAGTGGAGTGGCTGAGAGGAAGGGTCAGCCGCCCGCGACGCAGGCAGAGGCAGAGCGGCAGCAGATCCTGAacgagatgaagaagaagactccGCTGCTGACGGACAGTAGCTGGATCCGCCAGCGCGCCGCCTGCACCGCCAAGGAGCCCGAGGTGCCTCCCATGCGCAG AGGGGAGTCTCTTGACAACTTGGACGCCTACAACCCCTGGCGCTCATCATGGACGCCCAGAAGTAACACTAATATCCCAAACTACAACCGGCCTCACTCTGCCCTCTCCGGCAGCACTTCCTTTTACGGTGGCGGCGCTGGGGCCCAGCGGCCCGCTTCCTCCACTCTGCCAACCTCCCAGTCCATGGGCTCCCTCCGAGGCGGGGCAGGAACCCCCTCGTCCCCTTGGTCCCGGCAGTCACCTTCCCCCTCACCGTCTTCTCCATCACCCACCTCCTCTCCAGAGCCCAGGCCTGAGGCAGGCCCCCCTCAGCAGCGCAGCAG GTCAGTGAGTGGCAAGAAAATCTGTACGTTCTGTGACAGCCCGCTGGGAAAAGGAGCAGCCATGATCATCGAGTCCCTCGGGCTCTGTTATCATTTGAGCTGTTTTAAG TGTAtcgactgtctgtctgacctcgGAGGATCGGAAACAGGGGCGGAAGTCAGAATACGAAACAAACAGCTGTACTGTAACTCCTGCTACATGCGATTTAAAG CCGGCCAGCCAACCGCTATGTGA